One genomic region from Doryrhamphus excisus isolate RoL2022-K1 chromosome 14, RoL_Dexc_1.0, whole genome shotgun sequence encodes:
- the LOC131102137 gene encoding fidgetin-like protein 1: MPRKENLKENDQDAHLKSRVESTIVNISEVNWSDISGLARTKALIQEIVIWPMLRPDLFTGLRSPPKGILLFGPPGTGKTMLGKCIASQIDSTFFSISASSLTSKWMGESEKTVKFLFEVAREKAPSVIFIDEIDSLLSKRAEGESEGGRKIKTEFLVQFDGSQKKPNNKSVLVIGATNRPQEIDEAVRRRFVKRVYVPLPDQSGIEDLLKSLLSQYDCDVQKNEYKELSEKLIGYSGSDIYNLCREAVMEPLREIDISKGMSELRPIKSDDIIKAMNQIRKSVSKDDLKDYERWNDEYGSK; this comes from the exons ATGCCAAGAAAAGAAAACCTCAAAGAAAATGATCAGGATGCACATCTTAAATCTCGTGTAGAATCTACAATTGTCAACATCTCAGAAGTAAATTGGTCAGATATTTCAGGTTTAGCACGGACAAAGGCTCTTATCCAAGAAATAGTCATATGGCCAATGCTACGACCAGATCTCTTCACAGGATTAAGATCGCCACCAAAAGGTATTTTACTTTTCGGACCGCCAGGCACGGGAAAAACGATGCTGGGAAAGTGTATTGCATCACAGATTGATTCAACATTTTTCTCGATTTCTGCCAGTTCTTTGACATCTAAATGGATGGGAGAAAGTGAGAAAACTGTAAAGTTTCTATTCGAAGTTGCACGAGAAAAAGCACCATCTGTCATTTTCATTGATGAAATCGACTCGTTGCTGTCGAAAAGGGCCGAAGGTGAATCCGAAGGTGGTAGAAAAATTAAGACGGAATTTTTGGTCCAGTTTGATG GATCTCAAAAGAAGCCGAATAATAAGAGTGTTTTGGTCATCGGGGCAACAAATAGGCCACAAGAAATTGATGAAGCTGTTCGTAGAAGATTTGTCAAACGCGTTTATGTGCCTTTACCTGATCAAAGTGGAATAGAAGACCTTTTAAAGTCTTTATTATCGCAATATGATTGTGATGTTCAAAAAAACGAGTATAAAGAGTTGAGTGAAAAACTTATCGGATACTCAGGATCGGATATTTATAATTTGTGTAGAGAGGCCGTAATGGAGCCATTGAGAGAAATCGACATTTCCAAAGGGATGAGTGAGTTGAGACCGATAAAAAGCGATGATATAATCAAGGCAATGAATCAAATCAGAAAAAGTGTCTCAAAAGATGATCTCAAAGATTATGAAAGGTGGAATGATGAATATGGAAgtaaatga